Proteins from one Megalopta genalis isolate 19385.01 chromosome 1, iyMegGena1_principal, whole genome shotgun sequence genomic window:
- the Cdk12 gene encoding cyclin-dependent kinase 12 isoform X5 — MPGSRDIERAERNGRFRSRRRDSTGSDINRHNFEASDKKHRRHGKNKGSGKKKKKRSRDKSIENVPTVASSIVKPLVEYSDVSSEDLSEPEAGEIQSEDSRGNSYTDGEVPETVLQRRYYGGSPVRALGASPISLSPSPPVQHRHSGRHYSPNEQQPSAMHGATPEYEEESRRYARRKEKKHKREKKKKRSLSPSSSSGKKKKRKSKRHSHSLSPHRIPDEIIISPEREKPVGNWSESPPLPLKDSTSPISPATPQELREFSDVELVLPRQPRNVTPPPLPPRPTESPHTPLLPPRTATPENNKANLSAIKHTPERQKHSPSIHTRRNSISPGPTISSSRRRPHSPSPPSRRRDHSPARRRDFSPSPMVHRLRHSPSPSRRREFSPSPVGHRRRGDPVSSPPSSKRRRRDEADRRHRHHEKDRRDKRKSRSTRSPTGSRLHLPLSRSRSRSPGRWRKIQSRSRSRSRRRSRTPKKSRSPSKSHKSVRKHKSKSPRPSRIPSPSPHRPRPRSPSSITARNLRVQAKISETSLFAELVKDRNMRELAYKKLQAAKEKAVNQDEVQIIEGTDDKDGSNTSSENKPSADNKDKYVNHKDQTKGTSETMKSVDVVDIPVPVSDDSGIAGKTPPLPMSQSVNTSNLMPGGNQPPTVVYTSPTTAASNNCPVTVTSSPNFSTVTTVQAPPLPQSELANASCIPQPSMSVPIPVPVPVLPNLSVPPPPIPIPVPAPNTAMSKFNPPNNLVPLKSVDPPKPPIVAFKTKSLSRLPLPPGINQNDLESIDSPPSRSPSPPSKAQMKFPTSTPKPPQKKSIKDLPMPPVVPGSEDLSGEDDPNATPPRTRVERVPPKPKLKRPKILKRRSSRNCHTPMSASGGKDWGERCVEVFEVIAQIGEGTYGQVYKAQDKRASVLVALKKVRLENEKEGFPITAVREIKILRQLNHKNIVNLREIVTDKQDALDFRKDKGSFYLVFEYMDHDLMGLLESGMVDFNEMNNASIMKQLLDGLNYCHSKNFLHRDIKCSNILMNNKGEVKLADFGLARLYNAEDRQRPYTNKVITLWYRPPELLLGEERYGPAIDVWSCGCILGELFSKKPLFQANVEMMQLEMISRVCGTPTPAVWPSVIKLPLWHTLKPKKSHRRRLREDFSFMPAPALDLLDKMLELDPEKRITAADALKSAWLKNVQPEQMPAPQLPTWQDCHELWSKKRRRQLREQQESSAGKIPLLPLPNKGGPHKAIEDLSDVGGRSNTTMAIVQSNGIF; from the exons ATGCCTGGCAGTCGTGATATTGAACGAGCAGAACGTAATGGAAGATTTCGATCACGTAGAAGAGATAGTACAGGCAGTGATATAAATCGACATAATTTCGAAGCTTCTGACAAGAAGCATAGACGGCATGGAAAAAACAAGGGTtctggaaaaaaaaagaagaagaggtCTAGAGATAAATCTATAGAGAATGTACCAACTGTAGCCTCTTCCATAGTTAAGCCTTTAGTTGAATACTCAGATGTGAGTAGTGAAGACTTGTCTGAACCGGAAGCAGGGGAAATTCAGTCAGAGGATAGTAGAGGTAATAGCTACACGGACGGAGAAGTACCTGAGACAGTTTTACAGAGGCGTTATTATGGCGGAAGTCCAGTACGAGCTCTTGGGGCATCGCCTATTAGTCTTTCACCATCTCCACCAGTCCAGCATAGGCATTCTGGCAGACATTATTCGCCTAATGAACAGCAGCCTTCAGCAATGCATGGTGCCACACCTGAATATGAAGAGGAGTCCAGGCGCTATgcgagaagaaaagaaaagaaacataaacgagagaagaaaaagaaaagaagcctTAGTCCCTCATCCAGTTCTGGCAAGAAGAAGAAACGAAAGTCTAAGAGGCATTCTCATAGTTTGAGTCCACATCGCATACCAGATGAAATCATAATAAGCCCGGAGCGCGAGAAACCAGTTGGAAATTGGTCAGAGTCGCCTCCTTTACCACTGAAGGATAGTACTTCACCGATTTCACCTGCGACACCTCAAGAATTAAGAGAGTTCAGCGATGTTGAACTTGTATTACCCAGGCAACCCCGAAACGTAACACCTCCACCCCTTCCCCCAAGACCGACCGAATCTCCACACACTCCTTTGTTGCCGCCAAGAACAGCAACACCAGAGAATAACAAAGCAAATTTATCTGCGATAAAACACACACCAGAAAGACAGAAACATAGTCCTAGTATTCATACTCGACGTAATAGCATTAGTCCAGGGCCAACGATAAGCTCGAGTCGTAGGAGACCTCATAGCCCAAGTCCACCATCGAGACGAAGAGACCATAGCCCGGCGAGAAGAAGAGACTTTAGTCCCAGCCCCATGGTGCACAGACTGAGGCACAGTCCTAGTCCTTCAAGGAGGCGAGAATTCAGTCCGAGTCCTGTTGGTCATCGACGTAGAGGGGATCCCGTTAGTTCACCACCGTCGAGTAAACGTAGACGACGGGACGAGGCTGATCGACGACACAGACACCATGAAAAAGACAGGAGGGACAAAAGAAAATCAAGATCGACCAGAAGTCCTACTGGAAGCAG GTTGCATTTACCTCTTTCCCGTTCGCGATCCCGAAGTCCTGGAAGATGGCGGAAGATCCAATCACGATCTAggtcgcgttcgcgtcgacgaaGTCGAACTCCGAAGAAGTCACGTTCTCCTAGCAAATCTCACAAGTCTGTAAGGAAGCACAAGTCGAAGAGTCCTCGTCCTTCGAGGATACCTTCACCTTCGCCCCATAGACCCAGGCCAAGAAGTCCGTCTAGCATCACCGCGAGAAATCTCAGAGTACAAGCAAAAATCAGCGAGACCAGTTTGTTCGCCGAGCTAGTGAAGGACAGGAACATGCGTGAGTTAGCGTATAAGAAACTACAGGCGGCTAAAGAGAAAGCTGTGAACCAGGATGAAGTTCAAATCATAGAAGGCACCGATGACAAAGACGGCAGCAACACGTCCTCCGAGAACAAACCTTCCGCCGACAACAAAGATAAATATGTAAATCACAAAGATCAAACGAAAGGGACGAGCGAAACCATGAAATCTGTTGACGTTGTGGATATCCCAGTTCCGGTGTCGGACGACAGTGGAATAGCGGGAAAGACGCCTCCATTGCCCATGTCACAATCTGTCAATACGTCGAACTTAATGCCCGGAGGTAATCAACCTCCAACTGTTGTATATACTTCACCTACAACCGCTGCGTCTAATAATTGTCCAGTGACCGTTACAAGTAGCCCGAATTTTTCGACTGTTACCACTGTACAAGCACCCCCGTTGCCACAGTCTGAGCTTGCGAACGCGTCCTGCATACCACAACCGTCTATGTCAGTGCCTATTCCTGTACCAGTACCTGTTCTACCAAATTTGTCCGTTCCGCCTCCGCCGATACCGATTCCTGTACCGGCGCCTAATACGGCCATGTCAAAATTCAATCCTCCCAATAACTTGGTTCCTCTTAAGTCGGTAGACCCCCCTAAACCCCCTATCGTGGCATTTAAGACAAAAAGTTTGTCACGGTTACCGTTACCGCCTGGAATTAATCAGAATGATTTGGAGAGTATAGACTCGCCGCCGAGTAGGTCACCAAGTCCACCTAGCAAGGCACAAATGAAGTTTCCTACATCCACTCCGAAACCACCACAGAAGAAGAGTATCAAAGACTTACCTATGCCTCCAG TAGTTCCTGGGTCTGAAGACTTGAGTGGAGAAGATGATCCAAATGCAACACCACCACGCACAAGGGTTGAACGTGTTCCGCCAAAGCCCAAGCTAAAGAGACCAAAAATCTTGAAACGTAGGAGCTCGAGGAATTGCCACACTCCTATGTCGGCTTCCGGTGGCAAAGATTGGGGTGAACGCTGCGTTGAGGTGTTTGAAGTCATAGCACAGATTGGAGAGGGTACCTACGGTCAGGTGTACAAGGCTcaagacaaacgagctagcgtGCTTGTGGCATTGAAGAAAGTCCGCTTGGAAAACGAGAAAGAAGGGTTTCCGATCACGGCGGTGCGTGAAATCAAAATTCTGCGACAGCTGAATCATAAAAACATTGTCAACTTGAGGGAAATAGTCACGGACAAACAGGATGCCTTAGACTTCAGAAAA GATAAAGGATCGTTCTACCTCGTGTTCGAATACATGGATCACGACTTGATGGGTCTTCTAGAATCCGGAATGGTggatttcaatgaaatgaacAACGCGAGCATAATGAAACAATTGTTAGACGGTTTAAATTACTGCCACAGTAAAAACTTTTTACATAGAGATATAAAGTGTTCAAATATATTGATGAACAATAA AGGGGAAGTGAAGTTAGCAGATTTCGGACTTGCAAGACTTTACAATGCCGAAGATAGGCAACGACCCTATACAAACAAAGTTATTACTTTGTGGTACAGACCTCCTGAATTATTATTAGGCGAAGAACGTTACGGGCCTGCTATAGACGTTTGGAGTTGCGGTTGTATTTTAGGAGAATTATTTTCTAAGAAACCGCTATTCCAG GCGAACGTAGAGATGATGCAGTTGGAGATGATTTCTAGAGTCTGTGGTACACCAACTCCCGCCGTTTGGCCTTCTGTGATAAAATTGCCGTTATGGCACACACTCAAGCCAAAAAAGTCCCATAGAAGACGCTTGCGGGAAGATTTCTCGTTTATGCCGGCACCAGCTTTGGATCTATTAGACAAAATGTTAGAATTAGATCCTGAAAAACGAATAACGGCTGCTGACGCACTTAAAAGTGCATGGCTGAAAAATGTTCAACCTGAGCA GATGCCGGCACCGCAACTTCCTACTTGGCAAGATTGTCATGAACTTTGGAGCAAAAAGCGAAGACGCCAGTTGCGGGAACAACAAGAGAGCTCTGCGGGAAAGATACCTCTGCTACCTCTTCCGAATAAAGGAGGTCCCCATAAGGCTATCGAAGATCTATCAGATGTCGGGGG TCGTTCAAACACGACGATGGCTATAGTGCAGAGCAATGGAATATTTTAA
- the Cdk12 gene encoding cyclin-dependent kinase 12 isoform X6 produces the protein MPGSRDIERAERNGRFRSRRRDSTGSDINRHNFEASDKKHRRHGKNKGSGKKKKKRSRDKSIENVPTVASSIVKPLVEYSDVSSEDLSEPEAGEIQSEDSRGNSYTDGEVPETVLQRRYYGGSPVRALGASPISLSPSPPVQHRHSGRHYSPNEQQPSAMHGATPEYEEESRRYARRKEKKHKREKKKKRSLSPSSSSGKKKKRKSKRHSHSLSPHRIPDEIIISPEREKPVGNWSESPPLPLKDSTSPISPATPQELREFSDVELVLPRQPRNVTPPPLPPRPTESPHTPLLPPRTATPENNKANLSAIKHTPERQKHSPSIHTRRNSISPGPTISSSRRRPHSPSPPSRRRDHSPARRRDFSPSPMVHRLRHSPSPSRRREFSPSPVGHRRRGDPVSSPPSSKRRRRDEADRRHRHHEKDRRDKRKSRSTRSPTGSRLHLPLSRSRSRSPGRWRKIQSRSRSRSRRRSRTPKKSRSPSKSHKSVRKHKSKSPRPSRIPSPSPHRPRPRSPSSITARNLRVQAKISETSLFAELVKDRNMRELAYKKLQAAKEKAVNQDEVQIIEGTDDKDGSNTSSENKPSADNKDKYVNHKDQTKGTSETMKSVDVVDIPVPVSDDSGIAGKTPPLPMSQSVNTSNLMPGGNQPPTVVYTSPTTAASNNCPVTVTSSPNFSTVTTVQAPPLPQSELANASCIPQPSMSVPIPVPVPVLPNLSVPPPPIPIPVPAPNTAMSKFNPPNNLVPLKSVDPPKPPIVAFKTKSLSRLPLPPGINQNDLESIDSPPSRSPSPPSKAQMKFPTSTPKPPQKKSIKDLPMPPVVPGSEDLSGEDDPNATPPRTRVERVPPKPKLKRPKILKRRSSRNCHTPMSASGGKDWGERCVEVFEVIAQIGEGTYGQVYKAQDKRASVLVALKKVRLENEKEGFPITAVREIKILRQLNHKNIVNLREIVTDKQDALDFRKDKGSFYLVFEYMDHDLMGLLESGMVDFNEMNNASIMKQLLDGLNYCHSKNFLHRDIKCSNILMNNKGEVKLADFGLARLYNAEDRQRPYTNKVITLWYRPPELLLGEERYGPAIDVWSCGCILGELFSKKPLFQANVEMMQLEMISRVCGTPTPAVWPSVIKLPLWHTLKPKKSHRRRLREDFSFMPAPALDLLDKMLELDPEKRITAADALKSAWLKNVQPEQMPAPQLPTWQDCHELWSKKRRRQLREQQESSAGKIPLLPLPNKGGPHKAIEDLSDVGGK, from the exons ATGCCTGGCAGTCGTGATATTGAACGAGCAGAACGTAATGGAAGATTTCGATCACGTAGAAGAGATAGTACAGGCAGTGATATAAATCGACATAATTTCGAAGCTTCTGACAAGAAGCATAGACGGCATGGAAAAAACAAGGGTtctggaaaaaaaaagaagaagaggtCTAGAGATAAATCTATAGAGAATGTACCAACTGTAGCCTCTTCCATAGTTAAGCCTTTAGTTGAATACTCAGATGTGAGTAGTGAAGACTTGTCTGAACCGGAAGCAGGGGAAATTCAGTCAGAGGATAGTAGAGGTAATAGCTACACGGACGGAGAAGTACCTGAGACAGTTTTACAGAGGCGTTATTATGGCGGAAGTCCAGTACGAGCTCTTGGGGCATCGCCTATTAGTCTTTCACCATCTCCACCAGTCCAGCATAGGCATTCTGGCAGACATTATTCGCCTAATGAACAGCAGCCTTCAGCAATGCATGGTGCCACACCTGAATATGAAGAGGAGTCCAGGCGCTATgcgagaagaaaagaaaagaaacataaacgagagaagaaaaagaaaagaagcctTAGTCCCTCATCCAGTTCTGGCAAGAAGAAGAAACGAAAGTCTAAGAGGCATTCTCATAGTTTGAGTCCACATCGCATACCAGATGAAATCATAATAAGCCCGGAGCGCGAGAAACCAGTTGGAAATTGGTCAGAGTCGCCTCCTTTACCACTGAAGGATAGTACTTCACCGATTTCACCTGCGACACCTCAAGAATTAAGAGAGTTCAGCGATGTTGAACTTGTATTACCCAGGCAACCCCGAAACGTAACACCTCCACCCCTTCCCCCAAGACCGACCGAATCTCCACACACTCCTTTGTTGCCGCCAAGAACAGCAACACCAGAGAATAACAAAGCAAATTTATCTGCGATAAAACACACACCAGAAAGACAGAAACATAGTCCTAGTATTCATACTCGACGTAATAGCATTAGTCCAGGGCCAACGATAAGCTCGAGTCGTAGGAGACCTCATAGCCCAAGTCCACCATCGAGACGAAGAGACCATAGCCCGGCGAGAAGAAGAGACTTTAGTCCCAGCCCCATGGTGCACAGACTGAGGCACAGTCCTAGTCCTTCAAGGAGGCGAGAATTCAGTCCGAGTCCTGTTGGTCATCGACGTAGAGGGGATCCCGTTAGTTCACCACCGTCGAGTAAACGTAGACGACGGGACGAGGCTGATCGACGACACAGACACCATGAAAAAGACAGGAGGGACAAAAGAAAATCAAGATCGACCAGAAGTCCTACTGGAAGCAG GTTGCATTTACCTCTTTCCCGTTCGCGATCCCGAAGTCCTGGAAGATGGCGGAAGATCCAATCACGATCTAggtcgcgttcgcgtcgacgaaGTCGAACTCCGAAGAAGTCACGTTCTCCTAGCAAATCTCACAAGTCTGTAAGGAAGCACAAGTCGAAGAGTCCTCGTCCTTCGAGGATACCTTCACCTTCGCCCCATAGACCCAGGCCAAGAAGTCCGTCTAGCATCACCGCGAGAAATCTCAGAGTACAAGCAAAAATCAGCGAGACCAGTTTGTTCGCCGAGCTAGTGAAGGACAGGAACATGCGTGAGTTAGCGTATAAGAAACTACAGGCGGCTAAAGAGAAAGCTGTGAACCAGGATGAAGTTCAAATCATAGAAGGCACCGATGACAAAGACGGCAGCAACACGTCCTCCGAGAACAAACCTTCCGCCGACAACAAAGATAAATATGTAAATCACAAAGATCAAACGAAAGGGACGAGCGAAACCATGAAATCTGTTGACGTTGTGGATATCCCAGTTCCGGTGTCGGACGACAGTGGAATAGCGGGAAAGACGCCTCCATTGCCCATGTCACAATCTGTCAATACGTCGAACTTAATGCCCGGAGGTAATCAACCTCCAACTGTTGTATATACTTCACCTACAACCGCTGCGTCTAATAATTGTCCAGTGACCGTTACAAGTAGCCCGAATTTTTCGACTGTTACCACTGTACAAGCACCCCCGTTGCCACAGTCTGAGCTTGCGAACGCGTCCTGCATACCACAACCGTCTATGTCAGTGCCTATTCCTGTACCAGTACCTGTTCTACCAAATTTGTCCGTTCCGCCTCCGCCGATACCGATTCCTGTACCGGCGCCTAATACGGCCATGTCAAAATTCAATCCTCCCAATAACTTGGTTCCTCTTAAGTCGGTAGACCCCCCTAAACCCCCTATCGTGGCATTTAAGACAAAAAGTTTGTCACGGTTACCGTTACCGCCTGGAATTAATCAGAATGATTTGGAGAGTATAGACTCGCCGCCGAGTAGGTCACCAAGTCCACCTAGCAAGGCACAAATGAAGTTTCCTACATCCACTCCGAAACCACCACAGAAGAAGAGTATCAAAGACTTACCTATGCCTCCAG TAGTTCCTGGGTCTGAAGACTTGAGTGGAGAAGATGATCCAAATGCAACACCACCACGCACAAGGGTTGAACGTGTTCCGCCAAAGCCCAAGCTAAAGAGACCAAAAATCTTGAAACGTAGGAGCTCGAGGAATTGCCACACTCCTATGTCGGCTTCCGGTGGCAAAGATTGGGGTGAACGCTGCGTTGAGGTGTTTGAAGTCATAGCACAGATTGGAGAGGGTACCTACGGTCAGGTGTACAAGGCTcaagacaaacgagctagcgtGCTTGTGGCATTGAAGAAAGTCCGCTTGGAAAACGAGAAAGAAGGGTTTCCGATCACGGCGGTGCGTGAAATCAAAATTCTGCGACAGCTGAATCATAAAAACATTGTCAACTTGAGGGAAATAGTCACGGACAAACAGGATGCCTTAGACTTCAGAAAA GATAAAGGATCGTTCTACCTCGTGTTCGAATACATGGATCACGACTTGATGGGTCTTCTAGAATCCGGAATGGTggatttcaatgaaatgaacAACGCGAGCATAATGAAACAATTGTTAGACGGTTTAAATTACTGCCACAGTAAAAACTTTTTACATAGAGATATAAAGTGTTCAAATATATTGATGAACAATAA AGGGGAAGTGAAGTTAGCAGATTTCGGACTTGCAAGACTTTACAATGCCGAAGATAGGCAACGACCCTATACAAACAAAGTTATTACTTTGTGGTACAGACCTCCTGAATTATTATTAGGCGAAGAACGTTACGGGCCTGCTATAGACGTTTGGAGTTGCGGTTGTATTTTAGGAGAATTATTTTCTAAGAAACCGCTATTCCAG GCGAACGTAGAGATGATGCAGTTGGAGATGATTTCTAGAGTCTGTGGTACACCAACTCCCGCCGTTTGGCCTTCTGTGATAAAATTGCCGTTATGGCACACACTCAAGCCAAAAAAGTCCCATAGAAGACGCTTGCGGGAAGATTTCTCGTTTATGCCGGCACCAGCTTTGGATCTATTAGACAAAATGTTAGAATTAGATCCTGAAAAACGAATAACGGCTGCTGACGCACTTAAAAGTGCATGGCTGAAAAATGTTCAACCTGAGCA GATGCCGGCACCGCAACTTCCTACTTGGCAAGATTGTCATGAACTTTGGAGCAAAAAGCGAAGACGCCAGTTGCGGGAACAACAAGAGAGCTCTGCGGGAAAGATACCTCTGCTACCTCTTCCGAATAAAGGAGGTCCCCATAAGGCTATCGAAGATCTATCAGATGTCGGGGG GAAATAA